One genomic segment of Coffea arabica cultivar ET-39 chromosome 6e, Coffea Arabica ET-39 HiFi, whole genome shotgun sequence includes these proteins:
- the LOC113696847 gene encoding transcription factor bHLH19-like → MDPFTDFSPEDIEATLGDNCELDYFLEEKDLFPAFLDQLFSGNSFFTPENLSSPCKSSSSGVDRIDDKLPLSCMPEQLNDKSPCTSNHKNKIPSLAARRLQYKKNLLAEKRRRETLNKQFIALSTILPGITKTDRISIMGEALKYINQLKEENNKLKQYNPNQAVVVKKSQVHEEQHSCSISKSSSVCSDEQLPEIEVRMYEKKILLTIRCEKEKDVLANILSEIEKLNLTVISGNIMPFVGITYEIIIVAEMDKDFSISQKNLVKRLHSAHFLHKKLNSTIRKRKNIHLRCEQLPKWGSCGGGTS, encoded by the exons ATGGATCCCTTCACAGATTTTTCTCCAGAGGACATAGAAGCTACTTTAGGTGATAATTGTGAACTAGACTATTTTTTAGAAGAAAAGGATTTGTTCCCAGCCTTTCTAGATCAGCTTTTTTCTGGCAATTCTTTCTTCACTCCTGAAAACCTTTCCAGTCCTTGTAAGTCTTCTTCTTCAGGTGTCGACCGTATTGATGATAAACTCCCTTTATCATGTATGCCTGAACAACTTAATGATAAATCACCATGTACatcaaatcacaagaataagaTCCCTAGTTTAGCAGCAAGGAGATTGCAATATAAGAAGAATTTGCTAGCGGAGAAGAGGCGGCGAGAGACTCTTAACAAGCAATTCATTGCCCTATCTACAATTCTTCCTGGCATCACAAAG ACCGACAGAATTTCAATCATGGGAGAAGCTCTCAAATACATCAATCAGCTGAAAGAAGAGAACAACAAATTAAAGCAATATAATCCAAATCAAGCTGTGGTTGTGAAGAAGTCACAGGTTCATGAGGAACAACACAGTTGTTCTATCAGTAAAAGTTCTTCTGTTTGCTCTGACGAACAGCTTCCTGAGATTGAAGTCAGAATGTATGAAAAGAAAATCCTTCTGACAATTAGATGTGAGAAAGAGAAAGATGTCCTTGCAAACATACTTTCTGAGATTGAAAAGCTCAACTTGACTGTAATTAGTGGTAACATCATGCCATTTGTGGGAATAACTTACGAGATTATCATTGTTGCAGAG ATGGACAAAGATTTCAGCATCAGTCAGAAGAATCTTGTTAAAAGACTTCATTCAGCTCATTTCCTTCATAAGAAGCTAAATTCAACaatcagaaaaaggaaaaacatacaTTTGAGATGTGAACAACTCCCAAAGTGGGGTTCTTGCGGGGGCGGCACAAGTTAA